In Triplophysa rosa linkage group LG18, Trosa_1v2, whole genome shotgun sequence, a genomic segment contains:
- the LOC130569268 gene encoding proton channel OTOP3-like isoform X3, which produces MVGNSEIELSSVDHTSDLDRDENPVVSSVEDDDGLEPVVLRVPSGRGLISGLLGLNIVLFGGSLVTGDAFQPVRFMEPAVFVLVLMVLSLMWMLWYLLWARRQPDISPHTDHHAGGATVTGVLILFAACSLLLCVFMMGYNIVLSSCLSTSKLLLPFFETPFLFMQTYLLWAHSKDCIHKHTILTRCGLMLILSTDVLLWLRAVTEDTIHMEIEMEKQITNDINNTDWDNDTLCRCAAQPVCVVLRKGYEVLYPFNMEFCLLAGSMLYVMWKNVSRHTAGAHQAHNITLNVMRRGGILLGPVLGLLVLLTGGTVFVLYQMWVGQQARRDTAFLLFYSFHLGLIPIMVLSSLSAAIIQRTQMTADGHSDDVKHELAHMKNPTRSLDVVLLLGAALGQLSLSYLSLVAGLSLGPNGIMGELDLSFSILSLLELLVQNVFIIQGLQTHGHAHAKRLKNNSNRKKTARGQREENIIYKDSRERGSRIQ; this is translated from the exons ATGGTAGGAAACTCAGAGATAGAATTATCTTCTGTGGATCATACATCAGATTTGGACCGTGATGAGAATCCCGTGGTGTCGTCGGTGGAAGATGATGATGGTTTGGAGCCTGTTGTGTTGAGGGTTCCCAGTGGACGTGGTCTCATCTCTGGACTGCTGGGACTCAACATAGTGCTCTTCGGTGGCTCTCTGGTGACAGGAGATGCTTTCCAGCCTGTGAGATTTATGGAACCTGCGGTGTTTGTGCTGGTACTGATGGTACTGAGCTTGATGTGGATGCTCTGGTACCTGCTGTGGGCTCGCAGACAGCCGGATATCAGTCCCCATACGGACCATCATGCAGGAGGCGCTACTGTCACAG gGGTCCTGATCTTGTTTGCGGCTTGCAGTCTGTTATTGTGTGTATTCATGATGGGTTACAACATTGTCTTGAGTTCGTGCCTCTCAACCAGTAAACTTTTATTGCCCTTCTTTGAAACACCGTTCCTGTTCATGCAG ACGTATTTACTGTGGGCTCATTCTAAAGACTGTATTCACAAACACACCATTCTCACCAG ATGCGGGCTGATGTTGATTTTGAGCACAGATGTGTTGCTCTGGTTGAGAGCGGTCACAGAGGACACCATTCATATGGAGATCGAGATGGAGAAACAGATCACAAATGACATCAATAATACAG ATTGGGATAATGACACTTTGTGTCGTTGTGCCGCTCAGCCCGTGTGTGTTGTTCTGAGGAAAGGTTATGAAGTCTTGTACCCGTTCAACATGGAGTTCTGTCTTCTGGCTGGTAGTATGCTCTACGTGATGTGGAAGAACGTGAGCCGTCACACTGCAGGTGCACACCAGGCTCATAACATCACACTGAACGTGATGCGGCGTGGTGGGATTCTGCTGGGACCTGTGCTGGGTTTACTGGTGCTGCTGACGGGCGGCACCGTGTTCGTGCTCTACCAGATGTGGGTCGGCCAACAGGCCCGACGTGACACCGCCTTCCTGCTGTTTTACAGTTTCCACctgggtttgattcccatcATGGTGCTGAGCTCTTTATCAGCTGCAATAATACAGAGAACTCAGATGACGGCGGACGGGCACAGCGATGACGTAAAACACGAGCTGGCACACATGAAAAATCCCACCCGCAGTCTGGATGTGGTGCTGCTTTTGGGGGCAGCATTGGGGCAGCTTTCTCTCTCTTATCTATCGCTAGTGGCCGGGCTGTCTCTGGGGCCCAACGGCATCATGGGAGAGCTGGACCTGTCGTTCTCCATCCTCAGCCTGCTGGAGCTCCTGGTGCAGAATGTGTTTATCATCCAGGGACTGCAAACACACGGCCACGCACACGCCAAGAGACTGAAGAACAACTCCAACCGCAAGAAAACGGCCAGAGGACAGAGAGAAGAAAACATCATATATAAG GACAGCAGGGAGAGAGGGTCCCGGATCCAATAG
- the LOC130569268 gene encoding proton channel OTOP3-like isoform X1 — protein sequence MVGNSEIELSSVDHTSDLDRDENPVVSSVEDDDGLEPVVLRVPSGRGLISGLLGLNIVLFGGSLVTGDAFQPVRFMEPAVFVLVLMVLSLMWMLWYLLWARRQPDISPHTDHHAGGATVTGVLILFAACSLLLCVFMMGYNIVLSSCLSTSKLLLPFFETPFLFMQTYLLWAHSKDCIHKHTILTRCGLMLILSTDVLLWLRAVTEDTIHMEIEMEKQITNDINNTDWDNDTLCRCAAQPVCVVLRKGYEVLYPFNMEFCLLAGSMLYVMWKNVSRHTAGAHQAHNITLNVMRRGGILLGPVLGLLVLLTGGTVFVLYQMWVGQQARRDTAFLLFYSFHLGLIPIMVLSSLSAAIIQRTQMTADGHSDDVKHELAHMKNPTRSLDVVLLLGAALGQLSLSYLSLVAGLSLGPNGIMGELDLSFSILSLLELLVQNVFIIQGLQTHGHAHAKRLKNNSNRKKTARGQREENIIYKQGERVPDPIGSDAIFGEGNDSPGQQKDCDHHNWSRRIIKEICAFLILSNIMLWVIPAFGAHPQFENGVGKQFFGFVAWFVLMNLGQPLIVFYRMHSVGVLMEILISA from the exons ATGGTAGGAAACTCAGAGATAGAATTATCTTCTGTGGATCATACATCAGATTTGGACCGTGATGAGAATCCCGTGGTGTCGTCGGTGGAAGATGATGATGGTTTGGAGCCTGTTGTGTTGAGGGTTCCCAGTGGACGTGGTCTCATCTCTGGACTGCTGGGACTCAACATAGTGCTCTTCGGTGGCTCTCTGGTGACAGGAGATGCTTTCCAGCCTGTGAGATTTATGGAACCTGCGGTGTTTGTGCTGGTACTGATGGTACTGAGCTTGATGTGGATGCTCTGGTACCTGCTGTGGGCTCGCAGACAGCCGGATATCAGTCCCCATACGGACCATCATGCAGGAGGCGCTACTGTCACAG gGGTCCTGATCTTGTTTGCGGCTTGCAGTCTGTTATTGTGTGTATTCATGATGGGTTACAACATTGTCTTGAGTTCGTGCCTCTCAACCAGTAAACTTTTATTGCCCTTCTTTGAAACACCGTTCCTGTTCATGCAG ACGTATTTACTGTGGGCTCATTCTAAAGACTGTATTCACAAACACACCATTCTCACCAG ATGCGGGCTGATGTTGATTTTGAGCACAGATGTGTTGCTCTGGTTGAGAGCGGTCACAGAGGACACCATTCATATGGAGATCGAGATGGAGAAACAGATCACAAATGACATCAATAATACAG ATTGGGATAATGACACTTTGTGTCGTTGTGCCGCTCAGCCCGTGTGTGTTGTTCTGAGGAAAGGTTATGAAGTCTTGTACCCGTTCAACATGGAGTTCTGTCTTCTGGCTGGTAGTATGCTCTACGTGATGTGGAAGAACGTGAGCCGTCACACTGCAGGTGCACACCAGGCTCATAACATCACACTGAACGTGATGCGGCGTGGTGGGATTCTGCTGGGACCTGTGCTGGGTTTACTGGTGCTGCTGACGGGCGGCACCGTGTTCGTGCTCTACCAGATGTGGGTCGGCCAACAGGCCCGACGTGACACCGCCTTCCTGCTGTTTTACAGTTTCCACctgggtttgattcccatcATGGTGCTGAGCTCTTTATCAGCTGCAATAATACAGAGAACTCAGATGACGGCGGACGGGCACAGCGATGACGTAAAACACGAGCTGGCACACATGAAAAATCCCACCCGCAGTCTGGATGTGGTGCTGCTTTTGGGGGCAGCATTGGGGCAGCTTTCTCTCTCTTATCTATCGCTAGTGGCCGGGCTGTCTCTGGGGCCCAACGGCATCATGGGAGAGCTGGACCTGTCGTTCTCCATCCTCAGCCTGCTGGAGCTCCTGGTGCAGAATGTGTTTATCATCCAGGGACTGCAAACACACGGCCACGCACACGCCAAGAGACTGAAGAACAACTCCAACCGCAAGAAAACGGCCAGAGGACAGAGAGAAGAAAACATCATATATAAG CAGGGAGAGAGGGTCCCGGATCCAATAGGAAGTGATGCAATCTTTGGGGAAGGAAATGACTCTCCAGGCCAACAGAAGGATTGTGATCATCATAACTGGAGCAGAAGGATTATTAAAGAGATCTGTGCGTTCCTCATTCTCTCCAACATCATG cTCTGGGTCATTCCAGCGTTTGGTGCTCACCCTCAGTTTGAGAATGGAGTTGGGAAACAGTTCTTTGGGTTCGTGGCCTGGTTTGTGCTGATGAATCTGGGTCAGCCGCTTATCGTGTTTTACCGCATGCATTCTGTGGGGGTCCTGATGGAGATCTTAATTTCTGCATAG
- the LOC130569268 gene encoding proton channel OTOP3-like isoform X2 — protein MEPAVFVLVLMVLSLMWMLWYLLWARRQPDISPHTDHHAGGATVTGVLILFAACSLLLCVFMMGYNIVLSSCLSTSKLLLPFFETPFLFMQTYLLWAHSKDCIHKHTILTRCGLMLILSTDVLLWLRAVTEDTIHMEIEMEKQITNDINNTDWDNDTLCRCAAQPVCVVLRKGYEVLYPFNMEFCLLAGSMLYVMWKNVSRHTAGAHQAHNITLNVMRRGGILLGPVLGLLVLLTGGTVFVLYQMWVGQQARRDTAFLLFYSFHLGLIPIMVLSSLSAAIIQRTQMTADGHSDDVKHELAHMKNPTRSLDVVLLLGAALGQLSLSYLSLVAGLSLGPNGIMGELDLSFSILSLLELLVQNVFIIQGLQTHGHAHAKRLKNNSNRKKTARGQREENIIYKQGERVPDPIGSDAIFGEGNDSPGQQKDCDHHNWSRRIIKEICAFLILSNIMLWVIPAFGAHPQFENGVGKQFFGFVAWFVLMNLGQPLIVFYRMHSVGVLMEILISA, from the exons ATGGAACCTGCGGTGTTTGTGCTGGTACTGATGGTACTGAGCTTGATGTGGATGCTCTGGTACCTGCTGTGGGCTCGCAGACAGCCGGATATCAGTCCCCATACGGACCATCATGCAGGAGGCGCTACTGTCACAG gGGTCCTGATCTTGTTTGCGGCTTGCAGTCTGTTATTGTGTGTATTCATGATGGGTTACAACATTGTCTTGAGTTCGTGCCTCTCAACCAGTAAACTTTTATTGCCCTTCTTTGAAACACCGTTCCTGTTCATGCAG ACGTATTTACTGTGGGCTCATTCTAAAGACTGTATTCACAAACACACCATTCTCACCAG ATGCGGGCTGATGTTGATTTTGAGCACAGATGTGTTGCTCTGGTTGAGAGCGGTCACAGAGGACACCATTCATATGGAGATCGAGATGGAGAAACAGATCACAAATGACATCAATAATACAG ATTGGGATAATGACACTTTGTGTCGTTGTGCCGCTCAGCCCGTGTGTGTTGTTCTGAGGAAAGGTTATGAAGTCTTGTACCCGTTCAACATGGAGTTCTGTCTTCTGGCTGGTAGTATGCTCTACGTGATGTGGAAGAACGTGAGCCGTCACACTGCAGGTGCACACCAGGCTCATAACATCACACTGAACGTGATGCGGCGTGGTGGGATTCTGCTGGGACCTGTGCTGGGTTTACTGGTGCTGCTGACGGGCGGCACCGTGTTCGTGCTCTACCAGATGTGGGTCGGCCAACAGGCCCGACGTGACACCGCCTTCCTGCTGTTTTACAGTTTCCACctgggtttgattcccatcATGGTGCTGAGCTCTTTATCAGCTGCAATAATACAGAGAACTCAGATGACGGCGGACGGGCACAGCGATGACGTAAAACACGAGCTGGCACACATGAAAAATCCCACCCGCAGTCTGGATGTGGTGCTGCTTTTGGGGGCAGCATTGGGGCAGCTTTCTCTCTCTTATCTATCGCTAGTGGCCGGGCTGTCTCTGGGGCCCAACGGCATCATGGGAGAGCTGGACCTGTCGTTCTCCATCCTCAGCCTGCTGGAGCTCCTGGTGCAGAATGTGTTTATCATCCAGGGACTGCAAACACACGGCCACGCACACGCCAAGAGACTGAAGAACAACTCCAACCGCAAGAAAACGGCCAGAGGACAGAGAGAAGAAAACATCATATATAAG CAGGGAGAGAGGGTCCCGGATCCAATAGGAAGTGATGCAATCTTTGGGGAAGGAAATGACTCTCCAGGCCAACAGAAGGATTGTGATCATCATAACTGGAGCAGAAGGATTATTAAAGAGATCTGTGCGTTCCTCATTCTCTCCAACATCATG cTCTGGGTCATTCCAGCGTTTGGTGCTCACCCTCAGTTTGAGAATGGAGTTGGGAAACAGTTCTTTGGGTTCGTGGCCTGGTTTGTGCTGATGAATCTGGGTCAGCCGCTTATCGTGTTTTACCGCATGCATTCTGTGGGGGTCCTGATGGAGATCTTAATTTCTGCATAG
- the hid1b gene encoding protein HID1b isoform X1, with the protein MGNSDSKLLFRKAVIQLTTKTQPVEACDDVFWDQFWANVDLTAQDIFALIPAAEIRAVREESPSNLATLCYKAVERLVLNADSSCVCERDRRTVLSCTRLLTRMLPYIFEDPDWHGFFWSTVPKAGKSGDESEDESTRPLAESLLTATADLLFCPDFTVESNHRTSADATGDVQSIDSCEFIWEAGVGFAQAPPLNHTLDSNRTDLLKLLLTCFSEDIYQSPSDKHTINPWVSFFCSGENRHALPLFTSLLNVVCAYDPVGYGLPYNHLMFSDQRGALAELALQVLIVSLEQEFNDTSNTNTSSTPSTDPDRTLSDTNVKTPAEGSQATRGENLFVNYLSRIHREEDFHFILRGISRLLNNPLQQTYLPHSCKKIQFQQELLVLFWKLCDLNKKFLFYVLKSSDVLEILVPILYSLNDARANQSRVGLVHIGVFILLLLSGERNFGVRLNKPYSVRVPMDISVFAGTHADLLIVVFHKIITSGHQQLQPLYDCLLTVIVNVSPYLKSLSMVAANKLLHLLEFFSSGWFLFSSPRNHHLVFFLLEVFNNIIQYQFDGNYNLVYGIIRKRSLFHQLANLPADVISIQKALQRRIRSNSNAVFMESNNNVSPSEGAFKTTLVQTGTLNASLKATPGIDKLTEKSQVSEDGSTLLRQHGDSAHSQSDHSPQTGVPESTSGGVDKSINGDCDGKNIGVSCTADWGPTPDWVLSWKSKLPLQTIMRLLQVLVPQVEKICIDKGLTDESEILKFLQHGTLVGLLPVPHPILIRRYQANEGTALWFHTYLWGVIYIRNVDPPVWYDTDVKLFEIQTV; encoded by the exons ATGGGCAATTCCGACTCTAAACTTCTCTTCAGAAAAGCGGTGATACAGCTTACAACCAAAACACAG CCTGTAGAGGCCTGTGATGATGTGTTCTGGGATCAGTTCTGGGCCAACGTGGATTTGACAGCGCAGGATATTTTTGCGTTGATTCCTGCTGCTGAGATCCGCGCGGTGAGAGAGGAGTCTCCCTCCAATCTGGCAACCCTCTGCTATAAA GCGGTGGAGAGACTGGTGTTGAACGCAGACTCCAgctgtgtgtgcgagagagacAGACGGACTGTGCTCAGCTGCACTCGTCTGCTGACCCGGATGCTGCCGTACATCTTTGAAGATCCGGACTGGCATGGATTCTTCTGGTCTACTGTACCCAAGGCTGGCAAATCTGGG GATGAAAGTGAGGATGAATCCACACGACCGTTGGCGGAGTCTCTCCTCACAGCTACAGCTGATCTGCTGTTCTGCCCGGATTTCACTGTGGAGAGTAACCACAGGACCAGTGCG GATGCCACTGGTGATGTTCAGTCCATAGACAGCTGTGAGTTTATTTGGGAAGCAGGAGTTGGATTTGCTCAGGCTCCGCCCCTTAACCACACCCTCGATTCCAACAG GACAGACTTATTGAAGCTTTTGTTAACATGTTTCTCAGAAGACATTTACCAGTCTCcatctgacaaacacacaatcaaTCCTTGGGTGTCGTTCTTTTGCTCAGGAGAAAACAG ACATGCTCTGCCGCTCTTCACTTCTCTTCTTAACGTGGTGTGCGCGTATGATCCCGTCGGATACGGCCTTCCCTACAATCACCTGATGTTCTCTGACCAGCGGGGGGCGCTAGCAGAGCTGGCGCTGCAGGTCTTAATCGTCTCATTAGAGCAAGAGTTCAATGACACCAGTAACACAAACACCAGCTCGACCCCGAGCACAGATCCCGACCGCACCTTATCTGACACGAACGTGAAGACGCCTGCTGAGGGAAGCCAG GCTACACGAGGCGAGAATTTGTTTGTGAACTACCTGTCCCGGATTCATCGAGAGGAG GACTTTCATTTTATCCTGCGAGGGATCAGTCGACTGCTGAATAACCCGCTGCAGCAGACGTATCTGCCTCACTCCTGCAAGAAGATTCAGTTTCAACAGGAGCTGCTGGTGCTCTTCTGGAAACTCTGTGACCTCAACAAG aagtttttgttttacgtGTTGAAGAGCAGCGATGTGCTGGAGATTCTGGTGCCAATTCTGTATTCTCTGAACGATGCCCGAGCCAATCAGT CACGTGTTGGTCTGGTGCACATCGGCGTCTTCATCCTGCTGCTGTTGAGCGGCGAGAGGAATTTCGGCGTGCGTCTCAATAAGCCGTACAGCGTGCGCGTGCCCATGGACATCAGCGTGTTTGCCGGGACTCACGCGGATCTGCTGATAGTG GTTTTTCATAAGATAATCACTAGCGGACACCAGCAACTGCAGCCACTCTATGACTGTCTGCTCACCGTCATAGTCAACG TGTCTCCGTACCTGAAGAGTCTGTCGATGGTAGCCGCTAACAAACTGCTGCACCTGCTGGAGTTCTTCTCCAGTGGCTGGTTTCTGTTCTCCTCGCCGCGCAACCATCACCTGgttttctttctgctggaagtTTTCAACAACATCATCCAGTATCAGTTTGATG ggaactaCAATCTAGTCTACGGCATCATCCGCAAGCGCAGCCTCTTCCACCAGCTGGCAAACCTCCCTGCAGACGTCATCTCCATCCAGAAAGCTCTGCAGAGGAGAATCCGGAGCAACAGTAACGCTGTCTTCATGGAGTCTAACAACAATGTATCGCCCAGCGAGGGAGCGTTTAAAACCACGCTGGTACAAACAGGCACGCTGAATGCCAGCCTAAAGGCAACACCGG GCATTGATAAACTAACAGAGAAGTCACAGGTGTCTGAGGACGGAAGTACCCTGTTACGACAGCACGGTGACTCTGctcacagccaatcagatcacAGCCCTCAAACAGGAGTCCCTGAATCAACCTCAGGGGGAGTTGACAAG TCCATAAACGGAGATTGTGATGGAAAGAACATTGGTGTGTCCTGTACCGCAGACTGGGGTCCAACTCCAGATTGG GTCCTCTCCTGGAAGAGTAAACTTCCTCTTCAGACTATAATGAGGCTTCTGCAGGTGCTGGTCCCGCAGGTGGAGAAAATCTGCATAGACAA AGGTCTGACGGATGAGTCTGAGATCCTGAAGTTTCTACAGCATGGAACTCTGGTGGGTTTGTTGCCGGTTCCCCATCCCATCCTCATCCGCAGGTACCAGGCCAACGAGGGCACAGCTCTGTGGTTCCACACATACTTGTGGGGCGTCATTTACATACG TAATGTGGATCCTCCTGTTTGGTACGACACTGATGTCAAACTCTTCGAGATCCAGACAGTTTAA
- the hid1b gene encoding protein HID1b isoform X2, whose product MGNSDSKLLFRKAVIQLTTKTQPVEACDDVFWDQFWANVDLTAQDIFALIPAAEIRAAVERLVLNADSSCVCERDRRTVLSCTRLLTRMLPYIFEDPDWHGFFWSTVPKAGKSGDESEDESTRPLAESLLTATADLLFCPDFTVESNHRTSADATGDVQSIDSCEFIWEAGVGFAQAPPLNHTLDSNRTDLLKLLLTCFSEDIYQSPSDKHTINPWVSFFCSGENRHALPLFTSLLNVVCAYDPVGYGLPYNHLMFSDQRGALAELALQVLIVSLEQEFNDTSNTNTSSTPSTDPDRTLSDTNVKTPAEGSQATRGENLFVNYLSRIHREEDFHFILRGISRLLNNPLQQTYLPHSCKKIQFQQELLVLFWKLCDLNKKFLFYVLKSSDVLEILVPILYSLNDARANQSRVGLVHIGVFILLLLSGERNFGVRLNKPYSVRVPMDISVFAGTHADLLIVVFHKIITSGHQQLQPLYDCLLTVIVNVSPYLKSLSMVAANKLLHLLEFFSSGWFLFSSPRNHHLVFFLLEVFNNIIQYQFDGNYNLVYGIIRKRSLFHQLANLPADVISIQKALQRRIRSNSNAVFMESNNNVSPSEGAFKTTLVQTGTLNASLKATPGIDKLTEKSQVSEDGSTLLRQHGDSAHSQSDHSPQTGVPESTSGGVDKSINGDCDGKNIGVSCTADWGPTPDWVLSWKSKLPLQTIMRLLQVLVPQVEKICIDKGLTDESEILKFLQHGTLVGLLPVPHPILIRRYQANEGTALWFHTYLWGVIYIRNVDPPVWYDTDVKLFEIQTV is encoded by the exons ATGGGCAATTCCGACTCTAAACTTCTCTTCAGAAAAGCGGTGATACAGCTTACAACCAAAACACAG CCTGTAGAGGCCTGTGATGATGTGTTCTGGGATCAGTTCTGGGCCAACGTGGATTTGACAGCGCAGGATATTTTTGCGTTGATTCCTGCTGCTGAGATCCGCGCG GCGGTGGAGAGACTGGTGTTGAACGCAGACTCCAgctgtgtgtgcgagagagacAGACGGACTGTGCTCAGCTGCACTCGTCTGCTGACCCGGATGCTGCCGTACATCTTTGAAGATCCGGACTGGCATGGATTCTTCTGGTCTACTGTACCCAAGGCTGGCAAATCTGGG GATGAAAGTGAGGATGAATCCACACGACCGTTGGCGGAGTCTCTCCTCACAGCTACAGCTGATCTGCTGTTCTGCCCGGATTTCACTGTGGAGAGTAACCACAGGACCAGTGCG GATGCCACTGGTGATGTTCAGTCCATAGACAGCTGTGAGTTTATTTGGGAAGCAGGAGTTGGATTTGCTCAGGCTCCGCCCCTTAACCACACCCTCGATTCCAACAG GACAGACTTATTGAAGCTTTTGTTAACATGTTTCTCAGAAGACATTTACCAGTCTCcatctgacaaacacacaatcaaTCCTTGGGTGTCGTTCTTTTGCTCAGGAGAAAACAG ACATGCTCTGCCGCTCTTCACTTCTCTTCTTAACGTGGTGTGCGCGTATGATCCCGTCGGATACGGCCTTCCCTACAATCACCTGATGTTCTCTGACCAGCGGGGGGCGCTAGCAGAGCTGGCGCTGCAGGTCTTAATCGTCTCATTAGAGCAAGAGTTCAATGACACCAGTAACACAAACACCAGCTCGACCCCGAGCACAGATCCCGACCGCACCTTATCTGACACGAACGTGAAGACGCCTGCTGAGGGAAGCCAG GCTACACGAGGCGAGAATTTGTTTGTGAACTACCTGTCCCGGATTCATCGAGAGGAG GACTTTCATTTTATCCTGCGAGGGATCAGTCGACTGCTGAATAACCCGCTGCAGCAGACGTATCTGCCTCACTCCTGCAAGAAGATTCAGTTTCAACAGGAGCTGCTGGTGCTCTTCTGGAAACTCTGTGACCTCAACAAG aagtttttgttttacgtGTTGAAGAGCAGCGATGTGCTGGAGATTCTGGTGCCAATTCTGTATTCTCTGAACGATGCCCGAGCCAATCAGT CACGTGTTGGTCTGGTGCACATCGGCGTCTTCATCCTGCTGCTGTTGAGCGGCGAGAGGAATTTCGGCGTGCGTCTCAATAAGCCGTACAGCGTGCGCGTGCCCATGGACATCAGCGTGTTTGCCGGGACTCACGCGGATCTGCTGATAGTG GTTTTTCATAAGATAATCACTAGCGGACACCAGCAACTGCAGCCACTCTATGACTGTCTGCTCACCGTCATAGTCAACG TGTCTCCGTACCTGAAGAGTCTGTCGATGGTAGCCGCTAACAAACTGCTGCACCTGCTGGAGTTCTTCTCCAGTGGCTGGTTTCTGTTCTCCTCGCCGCGCAACCATCACCTGgttttctttctgctggaagtTTTCAACAACATCATCCAGTATCAGTTTGATG ggaactaCAATCTAGTCTACGGCATCATCCGCAAGCGCAGCCTCTTCCACCAGCTGGCAAACCTCCCTGCAGACGTCATCTCCATCCAGAAAGCTCTGCAGAGGAGAATCCGGAGCAACAGTAACGCTGTCTTCATGGAGTCTAACAACAATGTATCGCCCAGCGAGGGAGCGTTTAAAACCACGCTGGTACAAACAGGCACGCTGAATGCCAGCCTAAAGGCAACACCGG GCATTGATAAACTAACAGAGAAGTCACAGGTGTCTGAGGACGGAAGTACCCTGTTACGACAGCACGGTGACTCTGctcacagccaatcagatcacAGCCCTCAAACAGGAGTCCCTGAATCAACCTCAGGGGGAGTTGACAAG TCCATAAACGGAGATTGTGATGGAAAGAACATTGGTGTGTCCTGTACCGCAGACTGGGGTCCAACTCCAGATTGG GTCCTCTCCTGGAAGAGTAAACTTCCTCTTCAGACTATAATGAGGCTTCTGCAGGTGCTGGTCCCGCAGGTGGAGAAAATCTGCATAGACAA AGGTCTGACGGATGAGTCTGAGATCCTGAAGTTTCTACAGCATGGAACTCTGGTGGGTTTGTTGCCGGTTCCCCATCCCATCCTCATCCGCAGGTACCAGGCCAACGAGGGCACAGCTCTGTGGTTCCACACATACTTGTGGGGCGTCATTTACATACG TAATGTGGATCCTCCTGTTTGGTACGACACTGATGTCAAACTCTTCGAGATCCAGACAGTTTAA